The Anaerolineales bacterium genomic interval ATGCTGCGCCGGCGGTACGGACGAATCATCAATATCACTTCCGTCGCCGGACAGATGGGCAACGCCGGCCAGACCAACTACTCCGCCTCCAAAGCTGGCCAGATCGGGTTCACCAAAGCCCTGGCCCGCGAGGTCGCCGGCCGGAGTATCACCGTCAACGGCATCGCCGCCGGCTACATCGAGACCGACATCTGGTCGACCGTTCCGGAAGCGGCGAAGCAGACGGCGCTCAGCATAATCCCGCTGGGCCGGGCGGGCACAGCCGACGAGATCGCCAGAGCTGTGGCTTTCCTGGCATCCGACGACGCCGCCTACATCACCGGGCATATCCTGTCCGTCGACGGCGGGATGGCGATGTTCTAGGGGCCGGCCGGTGCCCGCCCCAAGGAGAGGACTCCGATGGCCGATAGCATGCAGCCCAGCAGCGATGAACCGGTCGGCACAACAACCATCGCCCCGGGCGTCCTGTTCACCATCGCCCGCCTGACGGCGCTAGGCGTCCCGGGCGTGGTGGCCCTGGCGCCGGTCCCGGGCGTGGGCCGGGTGATGCGACGCGGGGGAAACGTCGGCGCCCTGCTGGAGGTCCGCGACCAACGGGTCTCGGTCGAACTGCATTTGATCCTGGCAGCCAACACCAGCGTACGTTCCGTGTGCCGGGCGGTGCAGGCCGAGGTCGCCGAGGCCATCGAGCGCATGGTCGGGATGCCGGTCGAGCGGGTGGACGTGCATGTCCAGGACATCGACTTCAGCACCCCGCCCTCATAGATCCAGGCCATGAAACGCGAACGCAGGAAGGCGCGCACGCTGGCGCTGCAGACACTGTATGAGGTCGACAGCGTCGGGCACGCCGCCGAAGCCGTGATCGCCAGGCACATCGACGAAAACAGCGCCCTCGGGGACGAGGGCGTTGCCTTCTTCCGCCAACTGGTCCTCGGGACTCTGCAGCTGTCGGGCGCCCTCGACCGGCTGATCGCCGAGTCGGCGCCGGAGTGGCCGGTGAACGAGCTGGCCGTGATCGAGCGCAACATCCTGCGGCTGGCGATCTGGGAATTCGCGGTCTCCGGGCAAACCCCGCTGAAAGTCGCCATCAACGAGGCGGTCGAGCTGGCCAAGCTCTTTGGCTCGGACAGTGCGCCGCGCTTCGTCAACGGGGTTCTGGGGACCCTGGCCGATCGCGAAGACGAGATCCGGCGGCAGGTCA includes:
- a CDS encoding Asp23/Gls24 family envelope stress response protein; the encoded protein is MADSMQPSSDEPVGTTTIAPGVLFTIARLTALGVPGVVALAPVPGVGRVMRRGGNVGALLEVRDQRVSVELHLILAANTSVRSVCRAVQAEVAEAIERMVGMPVERVDVHVQDIDFSTPPS
- the nusB gene encoding transcription antitermination factor NusB; the encoded protein is MKRERRKARTLALQTLYEVDSVGHAAEAVIARHIDENSALGDEGVAFFRQLVLGTLQLSGALDRLIAESAPEWPVNELAVIERNILRLAIWEFAVSGQTPLKVAINEAVELAKLFGSDSAPRFVNGVLGTLADREDEIRRQVSLLVQD